A window from Salvelinus fontinalis isolate EN_2023a chromosome 8, ASM2944872v1, whole genome shotgun sequence encodes these proteins:
- the si:ch211-207e14.4 gene encoding interleukin-17 receptor D, whose product MALPVPELWDKFYHSTMFSTRTCPEKNGLEHCKKDWYPKHVEVQQEEDDVIVTFNLAPTHFGIDRYFSLCYGEGRRGGVGLKRYIITPNSTRNRTHYSYHLQGLMVGFNYTCEIAVDEVDAVRKTFNVQVMQIKHDPPPTATPSLTLLLPVAVALAAMLVVLLLAVIWKNPRQIRRKMEINPEIIEQHHGKNGNEEHVSLTSRLTPPRLLICYSSDDGHAHVRAVMQLAVFLQQHMATQVFLDLWESLSLAEEGTMGWHCRRIQESDFVLVVCSRGLQRRPTERDAGESRSSAAAVVSLMGEELGRAKAKGRDISKYMTAIFEYSEEKDIPAELGFVSRYTLTRDLPLLFSHIHGVALHKPGGYLRIEHITEEGYTKLPAGAALQWSIYEAGMALTNHRESCDEWGGKSQDNHVECV is encoded by the exons ATTGGTACCCAAAACATGTAGAAGTCCAGCAGGAAGAGGATGACGTTATTGTGACATTCAACCTTGCTCCCACACATTTTGGAATCGACCGCTACTTCTCATTATGTTATGGAGAGGGGCGGCGGGGAGGAGTTGGCCTGAAGAGATACATCATTACACCT AATTCCACAAGAAACAGAACTCACTACAGTTACCATCTCCAAGGCCTGATGGTAGGGTTCAACTACACATGTGAG ATCGCAGTTGATGAGGTAGACGCTGTAAGAAAAACATTTAATGTTCAAGTGATGCAGATTAAGCACG ACCCACCTCCCACTGCCACTCCATCCCTGACCCTGCTGCTCCCTGTTGCCGTTGCCCTGGCAGCCATGTTAGTGGTGTTATTACTGGCTGTCATCTGGAAGAATCCCAGGCAGATTAGGAGGAAGATGGAGATAAATCCAG AAATAATCGAGCAACATCATGGCAAGAATGGGAACGAGGAACATGTGTCACTGACCAGCAGGTTAACTCCACCTCGACTACTGATTTGCTACAGCAGCGATGACGGCCATGCCCATGTCCGAGCGGTAATGCAACTAGCAGTCTTCCTGCAGCAGCACATGGCAACACAG GTGTTTCTGGACCTGTGGGAATCTCTAAGCTTGGCAGAGGAGGGGACCATGGGATGGCACTGCAGGAGGATCCAGGAGAGTGACTTTGTTCTGGTCGTCTGTTCCCGGGGACTACAGAGGCGGCCAACGGAGAGAGATGCGGGGGAAAGCAGAAGCTCTGCTGCAGCCGTAGTATCCCTGATGGGAGAAGAGCTTGGCCGTGCCAAAGCCAAGGGGAGAGACATCTCCAAGTACATGACTGCCATATTTGAGTACTCTGAGGagaaggacatccctgccgaGCTAGGGTTTGTGTCACGCTACACCCTAACTAGAGACTTGCCTTTGCTCTTCTCCCACATCCATGGTGTGGCCCTACATAAGCCAGGGGGGTATCTGAGAATAGAACACATTACAGAGGAGGGTTACACCAAACTGCCTGCCGGTGCTGCTCTACAATGGTCTATATATGAAGCTGGCATGGCATTGACTAATCATCGGGAATCATGTGATGAATGGGGAGGTAAATCTCAAGACAATCATGTGGAATGTGTGTGA